In Triticum urartu cultivar G1812 chromosome 6, Tu2.1, whole genome shotgun sequence, the following proteins share a genomic window:
- the LOC125517231 gene encoding ervatamin-C-like → MARALAMMLLMAIALTTIMSAAGAMDITDKDLASEDSLWAMYERWCENHSVEREIGDKTRRFNVFKENARMIHEFNQQDVPYKLSLNLFGDMTDEEVDRTYGRCSNIRSNGRKRRHQGRLTQGSIIAREDLPAAVDWRMMGYDQRPSAVTNVKRQGTCGGCWAFAAMAAVEGINSIRTRNLTSLSVQQLLDCDKGNEGCRGGNAEGAFKYIHHGGIETEAEYPYIGHQRGRCSVPKQNRNTIVTINGYKQVPPNEVALMQAVAAQPVVVALDANSTTFRRYGGGVLVGPCGTDLNHEMTVVGYGTTNEQDSKKRMDYWIVKNSLGPEWGENGYTRIARDVNSQAEDGLCGILIYASYPVKFKRKGVNDIMKIV, encoded by the coding sequence ATGGCAAGAGCACTTGCGATGATGCTACTCATGGCCATCGCGCTGACCACCATTATGTCGGCGGCGGGCGCCATGGACATCACGGATAAGGACCTAGCGTCGGAGGACTCCTTGTGGGCGATGTATGAGCGCTGGTGCGAGAACCACAGCGTGGAACGCGAAATTGGTGACAAGACTCGGCGCTTCAATGTGTTCAAGGAGAATGCACGCATGATCCACGAGTTCAACCAACAAGATGTGCCCTACAAGCTAAGCCTCAACCTCTTCGGCGACATGACCGATGAAGAGGTAGACCGTACTTACGGTCGCTGCTCCAACATCAGGTCCAACGGCCGGAAGCGCCGGCATCAGGGTCGGCTCACGCAAGGATCCATCATTGCCCGCGAAGACCTCCCAGCTGCCGTGGACTGGCGCATGATGGGATACGACCAACGTCCGTCAGCAGTGACGAACGTGAAGCGTCAGGGGACCTGCGGGGGCTGTTGGGCCTTcgcggcgatggcggcggtggAGGGCATCAACTCCATCAGGACCCGGAACCTGACGTCATTATCTGTGCAACAACTTCTAGACTGCGATAAGGGGAATGAGGGATGTCGTGGCGGAAACGCAGAAGGGGCCTTCAAGTACATCCACCATGGGGGCATCGAAACGGAGGCTGAGTATCCGTACATTGGCCATCAGCGTGGCCGCTGCTCGGTGCCCAAGCAGAACCGGAACACTATCGTCACCATTAACGGCTACAAACAAGTGCCGCCCAATGAGGTGGCATTGATGCAGGCAGTGGCGGCCCAACCCGTCGTCGTGGCACTCGATGCTAACTCGACGACCTTCCGACGCTATGGGGGAGGCGTCCTCGTGGGACCGTGCGGGACAGACCTAAACCACGAAATGACAGTGGTGGGTTACGGCACTACCAATGAGCAGGACTCGAAGAAACGCATGGATTACTGGATCGTAAAGAACTCATTGGGGCCTGAATGGGGTGAAAATGGCTACACCCGCATAGCACGCGACGTCAACAGTCAAGCCGAGGATGGGTTGTGTGGCATCCTCATATATGCATCGTACCCGGTGAAGTTCAAAAGGAAAGGCGTGAATGATATCATGAAGATAGTGTAA